The following are encoded in a window of Candidatus Schekmanbacteria bacterium genomic DNA:
- the nadB gene encoding L-aspartate oxidase: MTMETDLLIIGSGIAGLTTALTASKKGIKVTVITNGPEIYESNTYYAQGGIIYKGKGDSAELLKKDLQNAGAGLCNPKAIDTLASMGPKCVENILIKELDVDFDRTSDGDYHITEEAAHSLPRIIHSRDLTGRSIEISLLRKIKKIKNITLKNQMTAIDLLTFSHHSKNPLDIYRQPECFGAYVFDQKAEKVVPFFAKETVLATGGVGALFLHTTNPKYARGDGIAMAKRAGAQILNMEYIQFHPTALYHRDGERFLISESMRGEGAELINKQGKPFMEKYHRLGTLAPRDIVARAIHEEMIKDDSECVYLDITSKKPEWIKERFPNIYEKCLSYNIDITKDPIPVVPAAHYLCGGIFVDSKGRTSIKRLRAVGEVSCTGIHGANRLASSSLLEGLVWGYLAGKDIANIIVSKKEKFEFPKVEGWKYEKEAIDPALIAQDWLTIKHTMWNYVGLVRSSKRLARAERIFSELTNEIEEFYRYSVLSDDLIGLRNGIQAAQVILNAARSNRKSRGCHYRTD; encoded by the coding sequence ATGACAATGGAAACAGATCTTCTAATAATCGGGAGTGGAATAGCCGGACTTACTACTGCTCTCACAGCATCTAAAAAAGGAATCAAGGTAACTGTCATCACAAATGGGCCTGAAATCTATGAAAGCAACACCTATTATGCACAGGGTGGAATAATCTACAAGGGCAAAGGCGATTCTGCAGAACTTCTCAAAAAAGACCTGCAAAACGCAGGAGCAGGATTATGTAATCCGAAGGCTATCGATACTTTGGCATCGATGGGCCCAAAGTGCGTTGAAAATATACTGATAAAAGAGCTTGATGTGGATTTTGACCGCACAAGTGATGGAGATTATCACATAACCGAGGAAGCGGCGCACTCTTTGCCTCGTATCATTCATTCGCGCGATTTAACAGGAAGAAGCATAGAGATTTCTCTCTTAAGAAAAATTAAAAAGATAAAAAATATTACTCTCAAAAACCAAATGACAGCAATCGATTTGCTCACTTTTTCACATCATTCCAAAAATCCCCTCGATATTTACAGGCAGCCTGAATGTTTTGGAGCTTATGTTTTTGACCAAAAAGCAGAAAAGGTAGTTCCTTTCTTTGCGAAAGAGACAGTGCTTGCAACAGGTGGAGTTGGAGCGCTTTTTCTTCACACAACAAATCCCAAATATGCCAGAGGGGACGGTATTGCAATGGCAAAGAGAGCGGGTGCTCAAATACTCAATATGGAATACATCCAGTTTCATCCAACGGCGCTCTATCATAGAGACGGCGAAAGATTTCTTATTTCTGAATCAATGCGTGGAGAAGGAGCAGAATTAATAAATAAACAGGGCAAACCGTTCATGGAAAAATACCATAGATTAGGCACACTTGCTCCTCGCGATATCGTTGCAAGAGCAATTCATGAAGAAATGATTAAAGATGACAGCGAATGCGTTTATCTTGACATAACATCCAAGAAGCCTGAATGGATAAAAGAAAGATTCCCAAATATCTACGAAAAATGCCTTTCATACAACATCGACATTACAAAAGACCCTATACCAGTAGTGCCTGCGGCTCATTACTTATGTGGTGGAATCTTTGTTGATAGTAAGGGGAGAACATCGATTAAACGGTTGAGGGCTGTTGGAGAAGTATCCTGCACAGGGATTCATGGTGCAAACCGTCTTGCCAGCAGTTCGCTACTTGAGGGGTTGGTATGGGGATATCTTGCAGGCAAAGACATAGCAAACATTATTGTATCCAAAAAAGAAAAATTTGAGTTTCCAAAAGTAGAAGGGTGGAAATATGAAAAGGAGGCTATAGACCCTGCACTCATTGCGCAGGATTGGTTGACAATCAAACATACTATGTGGAACTATGTCGGGCTTGTACGGTCAAGCAAAAGGCTTGCAAGAGCAGAAAGAATTTTTTCTGAATTGACAAATGAAATAGAAGAATTTTATAGATACTCCGTTCTTAGTGATGACCTAATTGGACTTCGAAACGGCATACAGGCAGCACAAGTTATTCTTAATGCTGCAAGGTCAAATAGAAAGAGCAGAGGATGCCATTATCGGACTGATTAA